The Halogeometricum rufum genome has a segment encoding these proteins:
- a CDS encoding ornithine cyclodeaminase family protein: MTETLFLTSDDVSGLATPAEFVDAVREGYRQRGEGAQAEPRTKLTNEDPPGFLTTYAAVLPDTGAMGGYTYSAGFGAGDAWFMTPLFDAESGEPLALVDGASMNPFKTGAAGAVAVDALAREDATSVAIIGSGAQARGQLRATATVRDVETVWVYSPTKEHREEFAGEMDRRLDASVAAVASAAAAVEGADVVVTATNASAPVFDGERLEPGTHVTAMGQYTPGKRELDTTTIERAKYVPDLRARAMQDAGSFLHAVEEGVVDEDHVYAELGEIVAGEVPGREDDEEITVFDSGGTGIETVAGAYLLYEKATAEGLGTSLDFAPASEALTGE; encoded by the coding sequence ATGACTGAGACGCTGTTTCTGACGAGCGACGACGTGTCGGGTCTGGCGACTCCCGCGGAGTTCGTCGACGCCGTGCGAGAGGGGTACAGACAGCGAGGCGAGGGCGCGCAGGCCGAACCGCGGACGAAACTCACGAACGAGGACCCGCCGGGCTTTCTCACCACGTACGCCGCCGTCCTCCCGGACACGGGGGCGATGGGCGGCTACACGTACAGCGCCGGATTCGGCGCGGGTGACGCCTGGTTCATGACTCCACTGTTCGACGCGGAGTCGGGAGAACCGCTCGCACTCGTGGACGGCGCGAGCATGAACCCGTTCAAGACCGGTGCCGCGGGCGCCGTGGCCGTCGACGCACTCGCGCGCGAGGACGCGACGTCGGTCGCCATCATCGGAAGCGGCGCACAGGCCCGCGGACAACTCCGCGCGACGGCGACGGTCCGCGACGTCGAGACGGTGTGGGTCTACTCTCCGACGAAGGAACACCGCGAGGAGTTCGCCGGGGAGATGGACCGCCGACTCGACGCCAGCGTTGCCGCCGTCGCCTCGGCGGCCGCCGCGGTGGAGGGCGCGGACGTCGTCGTCACGGCGACGAACGCCTCCGCCCCCGTCTTCGACGGCGAGCGACTGGAACCGGGCACGCACGTCACCGCGATGGGGCAGTACACCCCCGGCAAGCGCGAACTCGACACGACGACCATCGAACGCGCGAAGTACGTTCCCGACCTGCGGGCGCGCGCGATGCAGGACGCCGGGTCGTTCCTCCACGCCGTCGAGGAGGGCGTGGTGGACGAAGACCACGTCTACGCCGAACTCGGCGAAATCGTCGCCGGCGAGGTGCCGGGCCGCGAGGACGACGAGGAGATTACCGTCTTCGACAGCGGTGGCACCGGCATCGAAACCGTCGCCGGCGCGTACCTCCTCTACGAGAAGGCGACGGCGGAGGGACTGGGGACGAGCCTCGACTTCGCGCCCGCGAGCGAGGCGCTGACCGGGGAGTGA
- a CDS encoding MFS transporter, with translation MLAHGMVHTYELSIPIFVSIWLTEFDVVNLGLTQLEVTAATLGLVVTAGYGLFGLGALPGGVLVDRIGSRRLISVCLFGMAGSFVLLGLSPNLLVVTLALLCWGAAASVYHPAGLALISKGVDERGTGFAYHGIAGNVGIGLGPLLTAVLLMFLDWTTVAMLLALPALGAAAYALRARFDETAAVDAGSGGSSKADAGVDSFAEFVSESKRLVAGGFVVVFLVVMSSGLYYRGVLTFLPDLLSEIDQFAAVPLATLLPAGVSDLLGVEAGSGRTLQPERYFYSGLLMVGVLGQYAGGKLTDRVPLEWGLVGAFSGLAVLAVLFLPVVNAGLVPLLAFGAVLGFSLFVIQPFYQATVAEYTPAGTRGLSYGFTYLGVFGVGALGGALAGAILTYATPAVLFTTLAGIAVAGALFGLYLARKRESPSAAEVASD, from the coding sequence ATGCTCGCCCACGGGATGGTGCACACGTACGAACTGTCCATCCCCATCTTCGTCTCCATCTGGCTGACGGAGTTCGACGTCGTCAACCTCGGACTGACGCAGTTGGAGGTGACGGCGGCGACGCTCGGGTTGGTCGTGACCGCCGGCTACGGGCTGTTCGGCCTCGGGGCGCTTCCGGGCGGCGTCCTCGTGGACCGCATCGGGTCGCGGCGGCTCATCTCCGTCTGTCTGTTCGGCATGGCCGGGTCGTTCGTCCTCCTCGGTCTCTCGCCGAACCTGCTCGTCGTCACGCTGGCCCTGCTCTGCTGGGGGGCGGCCGCGAGCGTCTACCACCCGGCCGGCCTCGCCCTCATCTCGAAGGGCGTGGACGAACGCGGGACGGGCTTCGCCTACCACGGCATCGCCGGCAACGTCGGCATCGGCCTCGGCCCTCTCCTCACCGCCGTCCTCCTGATGTTCCTCGACTGGACGACGGTGGCGATGCTGCTGGCGCTTCCCGCCCTCGGCGCGGCCGCCTACGCGTTGCGCGCGCGGTTCGACGAGACGGCCGCCGTCGACGCGGGCTCCGGCGGGTCCTCGAAGGCCGACGCCGGCGTCGACTCGTTCGCGGAGTTCGTCTCGGAGTCCAAGCGGTTGGTCGCGGGCGGCTTCGTCGTCGTCTTCCTCGTCGTGATGAGTTCGGGGCTCTACTACCGCGGCGTCCTGACGTTCCTCCCCGACCTGCTGTCCGAAATCGACCAGTTCGCGGCCGTCCCGCTGGCGACGCTTCTGCCGGCCGGCGTCTCGGACCTCCTGGGCGTCGAGGCCGGGTCGGGTCGGACGCTCCAGCCCGAGCGGTACTTCTACTCCGGCCTCCTGATGGTCGGCGTCCTCGGCCAGTACGCGGGCGGGAAGCTCACCGACCGCGTCCCACTCGAGTGGGGACTCGTCGGCGCGTTCAGCGGGCTGGCCGTCCTCGCGGTGCTGTTCCTCCCCGTCGTGAACGCCGGCCTCGTTCCCCTCCTCGCCTTCGGCGCCGTCCTCGGCTTCTCCCTGTTCGTCATCCAGCCGTTCTATCAGGCCACCGTCGCCGAGTACACGCCCGCCGGGACCCGCGGCCTCTCCTACGGCTTCACCTACCTCGGCGTGTTCGGCGTCGGCGCCCTCGGCGGCGCTCTCGCCGGCGCAATCCTGACGTACGCGACGCCGGCGGTGCTGTTCACGACGCTCGCGGGCATCGCCGTCGCCGGCGCCCTGTTCGGCCTCTACCTCGCCCGCAAGCGCGAGTCGCCGTCGGCCGCCGAAGTGGCGTCGGACTGA
- a CDS encoding DUF6338 family protein, with protein sequence MNPTPLQSLPTVESVVVASVLVAPGFIATTMALSLSGGFLNRKVDGFVLLLWSLISSLLIDAVYFATGGDPAPITNLLAEEAAVGAALTDLSELVVVLFGLALVLGGAYAVVLVYDLPDRARAVLWKSRQIKRSPESPWLNHLRDADRVLIELSDGEQFYGGLRYYSTDGDPRREVRINRPLRRDGWGAPWEPLDLTGNADAFSILLNAEHIEKIVGYPKVDSFRPLRNAEAWRARLRADSDYDTLRRTLEETFTLEDADAVVHELVYKNNYKWQVGLIPLVRDCPPERANGTLVAASRDESGEFAVGAVVEPADGTAPPTVYTVSEGTVRSLTLDGRESESEHLAAFQWLRDLFADLDHEDASRFAHVHRSELPWPTQSLRKRAARTLRSASDAVRYASRDVAYPFERRDGTDGTAIGTVASRLRELLGRADPEPGSTEPVNSYWFGFGRTERLLGGHGAVGSEPDESESDGRPRQS encoded by the coding sequence GTGAACCCGACACCGCTTCAATCGTTGCCGACCGTCGAGTCCGTCGTCGTCGCCAGCGTGCTCGTCGCACCGGGGTTCATCGCGACGACGATGGCCCTGAGCCTCTCGGGAGGCTTTCTCAACCGGAAGGTCGACGGCTTCGTGCTGTTGCTCTGGAGTCTCATCTCCAGTCTGCTGATAGACGCCGTCTACTTCGCCACCGGCGGCGACCCCGCGCCGATTACGAACCTGCTCGCCGAGGAAGCCGCGGTGGGTGCCGCGTTGACCGATCTGTCCGAACTCGTGGTGGTGCTGTTCGGACTCGCACTCGTCCTCGGCGGCGCGTACGCCGTCGTCCTCGTGTACGACCTCCCCGACAGGGCGCGGGCGGTGCTGTGGAAGAGTCGCCAGATCAAACGCTCGCCCGAGTCGCCGTGGCTGAACCACCTGCGCGACGCCGACCGCGTGTTGATAGAACTCTCCGACGGCGAACAGTTCTACGGCGGCCTCAGGTACTACAGCACGGACGGCGACCCGCGTCGAGAGGTTCGCATCAACCGACCGCTGCGCCGCGACGGTTGGGGAGCGCCGTGGGAGCCGCTCGACCTCACCGGTAACGCCGACGCGTTCTCGATCCTGCTCAACGCCGAGCACATCGAGAAGATAGTCGGCTACCCGAAGGTCGACTCGTTCAGACCGCTGCGGAACGCCGAGGCGTGGCGGGCCCGACTCCGGGCCGACTCGGACTACGACACGTTGCGGCGGACGCTGGAGGAGACGTTCACGTTGGAAGACGCCGACGCCGTCGTCCACGAACTCGTCTACAAGAACAACTACAAGTGGCAGGTCGGGCTGATACCGCTGGTCCGCGACTGTCCGCCGGAGCGGGCGAACGGGACGCTCGTCGCAGCCAGTCGGGACGAGTCCGGGGAGTTCGCCGTCGGCGCCGTGGTCGAACCGGCAGACGGGACCGCGCCGCCGACCGTCTACACCGTGTCCGAGGGGACCGTCCGCTCGCTCACGCTCGACGGCCGCGAGTCGGAGTCGGAACACCTCGCCGCGTTCCAGTGGCTGCGCGACCTCTTCGCGGACCTCGACCACGAGGACGCTTCGAGGTTCGCACACGTCCACCGGTCGGAACTGCCGTGGCCCACGCAGTCGCTCCGGAAGCGGGCCGCGCGGACGCTCCGGTCGGCGTCGGACGCAGTCCGGTACGCCAGCCGGGACGTGGCGTACCCGTTCGAACGGCGCGACGGCACGGACGGAACCGCCATCGGGACGGTCGCGTCCCGACTGCGAGAACTGCTCGGACGCGCCGACCCCGAACCGGGGTCGACCGAGCCGGTGAACTCCTACTGGTTCGGGTTCGGGCGGACGGAACGACTGCTCGGCGGTCACGGAGCGGTCGGGTCGGAGCCGGACGAGTCGGAGTCGGACGGGCGGCCGAGACAGTCGTGA
- a CDS encoding DUF3054 domain-containing protein, with protein MGTSNGSFLDQRLDADALPLAVGDFLALALVLTIGVVNHNGVDYLSAEPVGWLLTLVPFLLGWGLFGVLIGAYSAGAAETAKAAIPLAIRGWIPGGLLGLGLRASPLFEGGFAWTFAAVILATGLLALVAWRWLYFKLLG; from the coding sequence ATGGGAACCTCGAACGGTTCGTTCCTCGACCAACGACTCGACGCCGACGCCCTCCCACTCGCCGTGGGGGACTTCCTCGCGTTGGCGCTCGTGCTCACCATCGGTGTCGTGAACCACAACGGCGTGGACTACCTCTCGGCGGAACCGGTGGGGTGGCTCCTCACGCTCGTCCCGTTCCTCCTCGGGTGGGGTCTCTTCGGCGTCCTCATCGGCGCGTACTCCGCCGGCGCCGCGGAGACGGCGAAGGCGGCCATCCCACTGGCGATTCGCGGGTGGATTCCGGGCGGGTTACTCGGACTCGGCCTCCGGGCGTCGCCCCTGTTCGAGGGCGGTTTCGCGTGGACGTTCGCCGCCGTCATCCTCGCGACGGGCCTCCTCGCCCTCGTCGCGTGGCGCTGGCTCTACTTCAAACTCCTCGGCTGA
- a CDS encoding YgaP family membrane protein has protein sequence MDRPRNVGGADRVLRGVLGVWLSVVAVAAYLDDRRVTALVSAVAGAGLLQNAATGFCGCNAALGIDTTTDADDE, from the coding sequence ATGGACCGCCCACGGAACGTCGGCGGCGCCGACCGCGTCCTCAGGGGCGTACTCGGCGTCTGGCTGAGCGTCGTCGCCGTCGCGGCGTATCTGGACGACCGGCGCGTCACCGCCCTCGTCTCCGCCGTCGCCGGCGCGGGACTGCTACAGAACGCGGCGACCGGATTCTGCGGCTGCAACGCCGCGCTGGGTATCGACACCACGACGGACGCGGACGACGAGTGA
- a CDS encoding class I SAM-dependent methyltransferase: MSRLHGPGDVRFFDRIAGLYDLAMPSADAESLRAGLAFAHRPVERVLDVAGGTGRAARALAGEGLDPVVVDFSRGMLERARADGFGAVHADARTLPLRDDSVDAVVVVDALHHLPDPAEAVGEMARVVAPGGVVVIQEFGPRTLRGRGLVLAERAVGFDSQFWTADELCDVLERAGLTARIVSEGFEYVVVGRVPAATADEE, from the coding sequence ATGTCGAGACTCCACGGTCCCGGTGACGTGCGCTTCTTCGACCGCATCGCCGGGCTCTACGACCTCGCGATGCCCTCGGCGGACGCCGAATCGCTCCGCGCGGGACTCGCGTTCGCCCACCGACCGGTCGAACGGGTGCTGGACGTGGCCGGGGGCACCGGACGCGCCGCGCGCGCACTCGCCGGCGAGGGCCTCGACCCGGTGGTCGTCGACTTCTCGCGGGGGATGCTCGAACGCGCGCGGGCCGACGGGTTCGGCGCCGTCCACGCCGACGCGCGGACCCTCCCCCTCCGCGACGACAGCGTGGACGCCGTCGTCGTCGTGGACGCCCTGCACCACCTCCCGGACCCCGCGGAGGCGGTGGGCGAGATGGCGCGCGTCGTCGCGCCCGGCGGCGTCGTCGTGATTCAGGAGTTCGGCCCGCGGACGCTCCGCGGGCGCGGCCTCGTCCTCGCCGAACGCGCCGTCGGGTTCGACTCGCAGTTCTGGACGGCCGACGAACTCTGCGACGTGCTGGAACGCGCCGGCCTGACTGCCCGAATCGTCTCCGAGGGATTCGAGTACGTCGTCGTCGGCCGCGTGCCGGCCGCGACGGCCGACGAGGAGTAG
- a CDS encoding GNAT family N-acetyltransferase produces MQFVLLGWPDEGPTLRLDYRRFAYAGKFVMSNTGKAVVVDRWDTRSVPSTEYDTGVVAAVAFNADRTDASTLWIRYVTVRADRKGETLGPRLCAFLARAARGAGYETLKIAVNNPFAYEALHKAGFAWTGETTGLAELVLERPADAPATRHTATYRAGLDRYRDRDLGDPESSFLDSRAGATPPTLVAAARPTAALSAGDGRSLSDTP; encoded by the coding sequence ATGCAGTTCGTCCTCCTCGGCTGGCCTGACGAGGGGCCGACGCTCCGTCTGGACTACCGGCGGTTCGCCTACGCCGGGAAGTTCGTCATGTCGAACACGGGCAAGGCCGTCGTCGTGGACCGGTGGGACACGCGGTCGGTCCCCTCGACGGAGTACGACACCGGCGTCGTCGCCGCCGTCGCGTTCAACGCCGACCGGACCGACGCCTCGACGCTGTGGATTCGCTACGTCACCGTCCGCGCCGACCGGAAGGGCGAGACGCTCGGTCCGCGACTCTGCGCGTTCCTCGCGAGGGCGGCCCGCGGCGCGGGCTACGAGACGCTGAAGATAGCCGTCAACAACCCGTTCGCCTACGAGGCCCTCCACAAGGCCGGGTTCGCCTGGACCGGTGAGACGACGGGGCTGGCCGAACTCGTCCTCGAACGGCCGGCCGACGCCCCGGCGACGCGACACACGGCGACGTACCGGGCGGGACTCGACCGGTACCGCGACCGCGACCTCGGCGACCCCGAGTCCTCGTTCCTCGACTCGCGGGCGGGGGCGACGCCGCCGACCCTCGTCGCGGCGGCGCGACCGACCGCCGCGCTCTCGGCCGGTGACGGCCGTTCACTCTCGGATACGCCGTGA
- a CDS encoding winged helix-turn-helix transcriptional regulator: MTGPSDPPDVPDLSAGLSREEATALRESFAPDEQERIRRTVADLLDLLGKTHTMAVLSAFAFAEGSLRFTDLETELDIAPNTLSTRLRELTDAGLLDREAYDEVPPRVEYTPTAKAESLFPVFAHLHHWAIEHEL; encoded by the coding sequence ATGACTGGACCGAGCGACCCGCCGGACGTGCCCGATTTGAGCGCCGGACTGTCGCGTGAGGAGGCCACCGCGCTCCGCGAATCGTTCGCTCCCGACGAACAGGAGCGCATCCGGCGAACGGTCGCGGACCTCCTCGACCTCCTCGGCAAGACCCACACGATGGCGGTTCTGAGCGCGTTCGCGTTCGCCGAGGGGTCGCTCCGGTTCACCGACCTGGAGACCGAACTCGACATCGCGCCGAACACGCTCTCGACGCGATTGCGAGAACTGACGGACGCCGGATTGCTCGACCGCGAGGCCTACGACGAGGTCCCGCCCCGCGTGGAGTACACGCCGACGGCGAAGGCGGAGTCGCTGTTTCCCGTGTTCGCGCACCTCCACCACTGGGCCATCGAGCACGAACTCTGA
- a CDS encoding NAD(P)-dependent oxidoreductase: protein MRIAVIGATGRTGVPLVEQALERGHEVVAFVRDEAKLPSAVRTDDRVTVVAGDAYTGEGVGHALAGDGDPVDAVVSVLGQTSAGPDDLLTEAGRHVVAAMEEHGVDRFVTLVGAGVREEGESVSLGGRTMGALLKLMARSVLDDAKEHVEMVRASDTRWTVVRGPRLTEGAHTGQFRHGTDLSLGVRAAAARANVADFVLDCLEEDLYVHEMPKVADDR, encoded by the coding sequence ATGCGTATCGCAGTAATCGGCGCGACCGGTCGAACCGGCGTCCCCCTCGTCGAACAGGCACTCGAACGCGGCCACGAGGTGGTCGCCTTCGTCCGGGACGAGGCGAAACTGCCGTCGGCGGTCCGGACCGACGACCGGGTCACCGTCGTCGCGGGCGACGCCTACACCGGGGAGGGCGTCGGCCACGCTCTCGCCGGCGACGGCGACCCCGTCGACGCCGTCGTCAGCGTCCTCGGACAGACGTCCGCGGGGCCGGACGACCTCCTGACGGAAGCCGGCCGACACGTCGTCGCCGCGATGGAAGAACACGGCGTCGACCGGTTCGTGACGCTGGTCGGGGCGGGCGTCCGCGAGGAGGGCGAGTCGGTCAGTCTCGGCGGGCGGACGATGGGCGCGCTGCTGAAACTGATGGCGAGGTCGGTCCTCGACGACGCAAAGGAGCACGTCGAGATGGTGCGGGCGAGCGACACGCGCTGGACGGTCGTTCGCGGGCCGCGACTCACCGAGGGCGCTCACACGGGTCAGTTCCGACACGGGACGGACCTCTCGCTCGGCGTGCGCGCCGCCGCCGCGCGGGCGAACGTCGCCGACTTCGTCCTCGACTGCCTCGAAGAGGACCTGTACGTCCACGAGATGCCGAAGGTCGCGGACGACCGATGA
- a CDS encoding SDR family oxidoreductase: MTAPVVLVTGATGTVGPHVVAALSDRAVTVRSAVRDPEAVPDELAAAGTAVEFDFAKPETWGAALADVDGVFLVRPPAVDEADLKAFVDAVGRVGVDRVAYLSTLGAEKNVLVPHHRIEKRIAATGVDYTFLRASFFVQNLLEVHRADVVERDEIFVPAGRGETSFVDARDVGEAAAVVLTESGHADRAYDLTGPEALDYEQVAAVFSDVLGRPITYPNPSLLAFARRMRRRGTPLGFVVLTCGIYTTARLGLADRVTDDCRRLLGRRPRRMRAFVEDHADDFARDS; the protein is encoded by the coding sequence GTGACGGCGCCGGTCGTACTGGTCACCGGCGCGACCGGGACCGTCGGACCGCACGTGGTCGCCGCGCTGTCGGACCGGGCGGTCACCGTCAGGAGCGCGGTTCGTGACCCCGAGGCGGTCCCGGACGAACTCGCGGCCGCCGGGACCGCGGTCGAGTTCGACTTCGCGAAGCCCGAGACGTGGGGCGCTGCGCTGGCGGACGTCGACGGCGTCTTCCTCGTGCGGCCACCGGCGGTGGACGAAGCGGACCTGAAGGCGTTCGTCGACGCCGTCGGACGCGTCGGCGTCGACCGCGTCGCCTACCTCTCGACGCTCGGCGCCGAGAAGAACGTCCTCGTCCCGCACCACAGAATCGAGAAGCGAATCGCGGCGACGGGCGTCGACTACACGTTCTTGCGAGCGTCCTTCTTCGTGCAGAACCTCCTCGAAGTCCACCGGGCGGACGTCGTCGAACGCGACGAGATATTCGTGCCGGCCGGCCGGGGAGAGACCAGTTTTGTGGACGCACGGGACGTCGGCGAGGCGGCGGCAGTCGTCCTGACCGAGTCCGGCCACGCCGACCGAGCGTACGACCTCACCGGGCCCGAAGCGCTGGACTACGAGCAGGTCGCCGCCGTCTTCAGCGACGTTCTGGGTCGACCCATCACGTATCCGAACCCCTCCCTGTTGGCGTTCGCGAGGCGGATGCGCCGGCGCGGAACGCCGCTCGGTTTCGTCGTCCTCACGTGCGGCATCTACACCACCGCACGACTCGGATTGGCCGACCGCGTGACCGACGACTGCCGACGGCTCCTCGGGCGACGCCCGCGGCGGATGCGGGCGTTCGTCGAAGACCACGCGGACGACTTCGCGCGGGACTCGTAG
- the fen gene encoding flap endonuclease-1, with the protein MGNADLRALAALSDVSFDDVAGSVVAVDAHNWLYRYLTTTVKFTREEVYTTAAGEEVANLVGIVQGLPKFFEHDLVPIFVFDGGVTEMKDAEVSERRARREKAEERREEALERGDAMEAARLEAQTQRLTDVIQETSRGLLERLDVPVVEAPAEGEAQASYMSARGDVDYVGSEDYDTLLFGAPYTLRQLTSKGDPELMDLEATLADLDVTREQLIDIAILCGTDFNEGISGVGPKTALKEVKEYGDLWGVLEARDAYVENADRVRELFVDPPVTDDYEFDTDLSPDVDAARAYVTEEWEVPADEVARGFERIEESLVQTGLDQWT; encoded by the coding sequence ATGGGTAACGCAGATTTACGCGCGCTCGCCGCGCTGTCGGACGTCTCGTTCGACGACGTCGCGGGGAGCGTCGTCGCCGTCGACGCGCACAACTGGCTGTACCGCTACCTCACGACGACAGTCAAGTTCACCCGCGAGGAGGTGTACACGACGGCGGCGGGCGAGGAGGTGGCGAACCTCGTCGGCATCGTGCAGGGGCTCCCGAAGTTCTTCGAACACGACCTCGTCCCGATATTCGTCTTCGACGGCGGCGTGACGGAGATGAAGGACGCCGAGGTGTCCGAACGACGGGCGCGACGAGAGAAGGCCGAAGAGCGGCGCGAGGAGGCATTAGAGCGCGGCGACGCGATGGAGGCGGCGCGACTGGAGGCGCAGACCCAGCGGCTCACCGACGTGATTCAGGAGACGAGTCGCGGCCTCCTCGAACGACTCGACGTGCCCGTGGTCGAGGCGCCCGCCGAAGGGGAGGCGCAGGCGTCGTACATGTCCGCGCGGGGCGACGTGGACTACGTCGGCAGCGAGGACTACGACACGCTCCTGTTCGGCGCGCCGTACACGCTCCGGCAACTCACCTCGAAGGGCGACCCCGAACTGATGGACCTCGAAGCCACCCTCGCGGACCTCGACGTGACGCGGGAGCAGTTGATAGACATCGCCATCCTCTGCGGGACGGACTTCAACGAGGGCATCTCCGGCGTCGGGCCGAAGACGGCGCTGAAGGAGGTCAAAGAGTACGGCGACCTGTGGGGCGTCCTCGAAGCGCGCGACGCCTACGTCGAGAACGCCGACCGGGTGCGCGAGTTGTTCGTCGACCCGCCGGTCACCGACGACTACGAGTTCGACACGGACCTCTCGCCGGACGTGGACGCCGCGCGCGCCTACGTCACCGAGGAGTGGGAGGTGCCGGCCGACGAGGTGGCCCGCGGCTTCGAGCGCATCGAGGAGTCCCTCGTCCAGACCGGCCTCGACCAGTGGACCTGA
- a CDS encoding transcriptional initiation protein Tat yields MVPDPSLTRRTVLGGAGALLGAAAVGTGLLAPTWLPDPVTDAALELTPDPPDHLWRPAVTEAHADDAVARLEAAVTEARRLRERVDTADVDDDVAFYLRGGDPSGGWLETAKSESDPHERLFDATYGMQFAGEVVGAARVALGEVDAAAIVERGDRLRTAADDVRDSLGDYPVSDPARDLGRLYYVERELSLARLDSHRDGTFTGGVAPAESYDAGDVAGTVGSHLQAEQRIENARRYRDQYRENLADDPRPYRESLATALDSLVAEIDEYPRRHEFQEALRERDIDQSTPYGAARWELFTLCFDGDFRFGYDADGYRSGHLVQRTTEAARALLARRAHEFALSNLGVSPNDDGYDSGRALRAKRRAMRTFRSVRETHDSPFASVLAAEAASRIRAGHVGVSMADGDRPAWQPRVEATTYYLVGRGSLRELGDVFGTVVADER; encoded by the coding sequence ATGGTCCCCGACCCCTCCCTCACGCGCAGGACCGTCCTCGGCGGCGCGGGCGCACTCCTCGGCGCGGCCGCCGTCGGAACCGGCCTGCTCGCGCCGACGTGGCTCCCCGACCCGGTGACGGACGCCGCCCTCGAACTGACTCCCGACCCGCCGGACCACCTCTGGCGGCCCGCGGTGACCGAGGCGCACGCCGACGACGCCGTCGCCCGCCTCGAAGCGGCGGTGACGGAGGCGCGGCGGTTGCGGGAGCGCGTCGACACCGCCGACGTCGACGACGACGTTGCGTTCTACCTCCGCGGCGGCGACCCCTCGGGCGGGTGGTTGGAGACGGCGAAGTCGGAGTCGGACCCGCACGAGCGACTGTTCGACGCGACGTACGGGATGCAGTTCGCCGGCGAAGTCGTCGGCGCGGCCAGGGTGGCCCTCGGCGAGGTGGACGCAGCGGCCATCGTCGAACGCGGCGACCGACTGCGGACGGCGGCGGACGACGTCCGCGACTCGCTCGGCGACTACCCCGTCTCCGACCCGGCCCGTGACCTCGGCCGCCTCTACTACGTCGAGCGGGAACTCTCGCTCGCACGGCTCGACTCGCACCGCGACGGGACGTTCACCGGCGGCGTCGCCCCCGCCGAATCGTACGACGCGGGCGACGTGGCGGGGACGGTGGGGTCGCACCTCCAAGCCGAACAGCGAATCGAGAACGCGCGACGCTACCGCGACCAGTACCGCGAGAATCTCGCCGACGACCCGCGGCCGTACCGGGAGTCGCTGGCGACGGCGCTCGACTCGCTGGTGGCCGAGATAGACGAATACCCGCGCCGTCACGAGTTCCAAGAGGCGCTCAGAGAACGCGATATCGACCAGTCCACGCCGTACGGCGCGGCCCGGTGGGAACTGTTCACGCTGTGTTTCGACGGCGACTTCCGTTTCGGCTACGACGCCGACGGCTACCGCTCGGGCCACCTCGTCCAGCGGACGACAGAGGCCGCGCGGGCGCTTCTCGCCCGTCGCGCCCACGAGTTCGCCCTGTCGAACCTCGGTGTCTCGCCGAACGACGACGGTTACGACTCCGGGCGCGCCCTCCGCGCGAAACGCCGGGCGATGCGGACGTTCCGCTCGGTCCGGGAGACGCACGACTCGCCGTTCGCGAGCGTCCTCGCCGCGGAGGCGGCCAGTCGGATTCGCGCGGGCCACGTCGGCGTCAGCATGGCCGACGGCGACCGGCCGGCGTGGCAACCGCGCGTCGAAGCGACGACGTACTACCTCGTCGGACGGGGGTCGCTGCGCGAACTCGGCGACGTGTTCGGTACCGTCGTCGCCGACGAACGGTGA